From the Aspergillus puulaauensis MK2 DNA, chromosome 1, nearly complete sequence genome, the window CAAAAATCCAGAACTAACAACCACCCAGGAATCCATCTTCGAGGACACAGACTACACCCTCGAATCCAACACAGGGGTGATAAATCTCGAAGTCCCACTCTCGGCGCTCCACCGCGCCCTCCGctccgcagcctccgcaAAATGGGTGCAGCTGCGTTTAACGAAGAAGGGAAAAGTCCCTCTCCTGGCATTGACGATTAGATCGAAGAGCTGGGCGAAGGGCGCGAATCCGCTCGGTATTACGAATGCTGCTACCGGTGGTGCTACTAATGAACTCAATGAGGTGCCCTCGGCTTTCCCTGCTGAAGAACCAGCCAGCGCCGGTTTAATGGGacccccagcagcaccagctaCAGGCCGGCGCGAGCGCGAAACATTCATCACCCAGGAAGTCCCCGTGAAGGTGCTCCACGAAAGCGCCGTAGAGGGTTTACACGAACCCCGATGCCGCGATCCAGACGTCCACATTATCCTACCCGACCTATTCCAACTAAAGAGTATATCCGAACGATTCACGAAACTCGCCGCAGATTCTTCACCCAAggccgctgccgccgctgctgtACAAATATCATCAACCCAGAACTCCGATCTCCCAGGTGGGAATGTAGCGGGTGTTTCGCCGAAACTTGAGCTATCGGCTAACATGCATGGGTCGCTTCGGCTTGCTATTGCCACGGACACCCTGCGCATATCGAGTGTGTGGAGTGATTTGGTGAATCCGGCGCTTGATCCGAGTCAGCTTTCGCAGAGccagctggagcagctgccTAGTGAGCGCATGAGGGCATTGCctggggatgatgaggctgggTGGGCGAAGGTAAAGATTGATGGAAGGGATTGGGCGAGAGTGCTTAGTGTAGGGAGGTTGAATCCGAAGGTTGTTGCTTGTGAGTTGTCCTCCGTTCTCTTGACTCTGTGACTGGCCTTGCAGGGGGGTGTTTCTAATTAACCTTGTTAACAGGCTTCGTCCACGAAACCGCCCTAGTTCTCTATGTATATCCTCCCAGTGGCTtcggtgaggaggatgcttGTTTAACGGTGAGTTGATTCTCAGTCTCCCAGTCAGCTATGAATTACAACTGACGAAAGCAGTATTATATCAACTCCTACATGAATTAACGGGTCAAGCTATATAGTCTACGCTGATCTTCAATAATAAGTATGGTAAATACAAGTCATCAGGtggtattattatattagacaTCGTGTTTCATCAGCAAGCAAGCACTCAGGTTCATCCTATTGGAGAAACCCTCCAGCACTGCGATCATGACATCGACATAGGGaacaacaaaagaaaatggttaaaaataaagaatcgGGGAATTAAAACATGTGGGGGAGAAGAGCAAGGGGTTTATTTGTACATGGAAAGCATACAGCGAAGATGCAAGATGACAGGCCAATTTAGCCTTGCCATCGAAAAACGCCTGAAAAAAAGCCAGGCCATACACACTGTAGATATGCATGGCATGCAAATTTGCAACAATTGTAGCTGAATATTCAGCAATGCAACAAGGGTATACACTTCACGATATGCAAATATAAGGGATATCTTTGGGTATTATGATGCGGGGTTTGGTGGCAGATGCTGAAAGACCATCCGCAGAGCTTTTATTGCGCCATCACGTCGACATACCGGCCCTTCTTTCTGCCGCGGCCAGTGTTGCCTTTGCGAGCTGATGGCGCCCCGAGCAAGTCGTCAATTGAACTAGCATGGCTCAACGAAGTGGAAGGCCTGGGGGGTCCAGCAGAGCTTCCTGGTCGAGATGAGGCACCTCCAGCAGGCGGAACAGCGCCGGTAGAGACAGACCGTGCAGGTCCAAACGCAGGTGTTTGTGGGAGACCAAGTGAAGATGATGCCGGGCTACTAGAtagcggcggcggaggagcgCCCGCGGACGAGCCAGGCCGACTACCAGATGCTGCTGGCACAGGGGGTGGAGGCATGCTACTTCCACTGGCACTTCTGCTGGGCGGCGCAGAGGCcttcggaggaggcggcgtGGCGCGAGCCGGCGTGGCGCTGTTGGGGTCCTTCCCATTGACCCATTTCTTGAGTTCCTCATCGAAATAGAAAGAACTTTTTTCTCCGAGTTTTGCGTGGATTGGTTTTCCGGCGGCATTTTGCTCCTCTTTGTTTCCACCTTTAAGCCATCCGAACCATGAGCTCTTAGCCGGTGCAGGTTTTTTAGCTACAGGACATCGTTAGCAACCATGCTTTCACAATGGCAGAACATATGACTTACCATCGGCTTCCGCTGCCTTTCTGAACgcctcctcggcttccttATCCTTGCGCGCCTTTTCAGCCTTCTTCAAAGACTCAGCTCGCGCTGCGatgtcatcatcgtcgtcatcatccacagTCGACTTCGTGCGTGGGTTCTCATCCTCGGGCTCCTCGGTTACCTCCAATTCAGGTCCAGCTCCAACTGAAGGAGGCTCGTATCCGGAGCCACTAGCAGGGGGCATGTATCCGTTGGGCTCGGGCTCGTTCAATTGAGGGACTGGAGGGGCTGCAATGCCGAATGATTGATCGAAAGAGTTATGGTGAGGCTGGTAAGGTGAGTCTTGGGCAAGAAAGCCTTGCGGTGCAGATGTTGGCGGGGAGTAGGATTGCTGTGGCCTATCTTCATCGACAGGTGCAAGGGGCATATATGAAGTCTGAGGGGGGGTGGACTGATAGCCCGCTGCGGGAGAGCCGTAAAACGGACTTCCCGAGTACATCGGGTTCTCAGTCGTGGGGGTGTACTCCTGCGAACTACGGCGCTGTCCGAATGGGATTCCAAATGAAGCAGACCTCTGTGAGTCGAGCGACGACCGCGCTCGACCTTGATCAGGCGAAGCGTTCGGGGCGTACTGGTTATTCGGCTGGTAACGCGAAGGCCCCGCGCTGGCGACTGGCAGTGGTGCAGACATTGGGTACTGACCGTACAAGTCCGACGCAGACGGCGAACGGCTGACAGTCGGAGTACCAGACATTTTGGCAAACGGGCCAATTTCTGTCTCTCCACCTTTGCCCGAGCCCGTTGACGCAGCGTCGCTGTCATCGCCGGCAACAAAATTGCTGAACCTGTTCCacaccgaggaggaaacCTTTTCCATGCTGGGTTTCGAAATCCACGAACCTCCATCGGCTGTAGTCTGCTTCAGGCGCGCTGATAACACATCTACTTCATTTACCAGATGGATATTGTGGTATCCTGATGGTTTCGTTGTAGCTTTAAGGGTCGCCACAATAGAATCGCAGTACTGCTGTGCTTCAGCCTTGTGGCCTCGGTCCGTAAGCGACCAAGCGTGAACGAGCTTGAaacccagaagatgatgcagcgTAGACGTGGGAGATCCAGCCAAGACAGACATGGCATATTCATATGCCTCAGTAAGTAAAATAGCATCATCGTCTCGCAAAGCCGTTGGCGATGAGTGAACATGGTCCGCACCAAGGAGAGTAATATTCGCGTTGGGATCATTCGGACCTCCAAACGCCGCCGCGCGTGAGAAAATGAGACAAATGTGAGCGGCCTCTATCCGACCATATGACAGCAATAATCGCCCAAGGGCCAGTAGTGCTTGGTGGTCTTGAGGACTCCGGTTACTTAGCACCAAGCCAAGTGTATCCTTCCAAGACTCGAGGCCAGCTAACGCATCGTTGGAGGCACCCTGGCCATCGACCTTGCTAACCATTTTCAGTCCAGCTCTGGCGGAGGGAGGGACAAGCTCATCTACACTTTCTTCAAAATTGCCAGCGAAGATTTCATATAGAGCAGCAAGCGACTCGGATTTGCCGCTTGAAGTCCTAACCTCCCGTCTCACAAACTCCTGCACGACCTGTTTCCAAATAGCCTGATCCAGAGTCTGCGCGATGATCATAGCATGTCCCCACAGACGGTTATCGGCTGCACTCCACACGGCCTTCTCTCGCTCGCCAAGAAGCAGATTATCGCGGATAGAAGTTAGTGACTTGGAGTCCGCAGAGTCAGACGAGGTAGCATCGAGAGGCTGAGGAGCGAGAGACTGAAGAGGGGCGCCATATGTAGGATCCGATTCAGTAGTCTGCAGATGGGGAAACAGAACGCCTCTCAGCGACTTTTGAAATTCGGGAGAGTTTTGTACGCCACCATCGTGCTCAACCAGGACGCGCACCATCTTCCACAATAGGTTCTTCTCGTCATGGCGCTTATGGGAGTCATGATAGCCCTGGAGGCTCTTTGGGATACCCTCATTCTCAAACGCCGCGATCCTACTAGACAGCCAAGCAACCaaatccttcttctttgatTTAGTCTTCAGAGGGCCTGGATGTTGAACGATGCTCTCTGTGAACGGAATCAAGGTGCTAAGCTGAGTTGTTTTCACTTCGCCAGGCATAGACTTGATCTTGGGAGCGCTCTGTCCTGCGCTATAACGAGGAATATGCCGAGGGAAGCAGGAGAGGACAGTACCGCCGAAGCCAAATTTGAATATCGGCgctcctctccatctttgGAAGGCATCAAGCTCTTGTCCGTCGTTCGGTGGGATGAAATCAAGTGATTGCGAGATCGCACGAGTATGAGTAGAGCTTTGAACTGGCGCATAAACATTGCCAGCCTTTGTTGGTGAGCTAGGCGTATGAACGGAGGCAGGTCTTTTGAACGGGTCCACAGTTGGTACCGATAGCCGAGGGCCTGACTGCTGTTGAGTGGGAGACTGTGTCTGGGATCTCCGAGGAGGACCGAATGACGAGGTCTCAGGTGGCGGTGCAGGTGCGTATGCGGAAGGGGGACCATCGTTCGAATGAGCGACGCGGCGAGAAAATTCCTCGATATATGATGGAGGGGCATAGGGGTTCCTTGGCGGGGAAGATGGTTGATAACTAGATGGCGCACCTACAGCAGCTCCCCCAGCGACAGGACCTGCAGaaggctgcagctgcgatgAATGAGGAGAAATGGGAGCACTTGTATCTATGTGGGGTGGCTGTATGTCAACAGGTGAAATAGGATGCGGTAAGGATGGTTTTCGAGGAACCTCGTCCGGTTGGTATGAAACCTTCTCGTGATGGGCGAGCGGACTCGAAGTGCGCGGTTGGAACGGTAAAGCAACACCTTGCCCAGGGATACTAGACGGCTGGGAGACGTAACGCTGCGGAGGCGGGGGCCCAGCTGCCGGTGGCGGCGCTGGCGAGTATCGAGGAGAAGCAGTTGGCTTTACTCCAGGCTGCAATGCCGGAGGTTTCGGTGAGTACCTTGATGAAAGGGTGGGCACAACAGGCGCGCTATGAGAGCTAGGTGCCAAAGTATGAGCATATGGTCCCAACCTGTCCGGCTCCTGTAATTGAGGTTGAGTGAAATCACCAGATGCCTGTGGTTGAGGGATAGCAACTGGTTGAGtttgcggcggcggcggaatcGCAGGGCCCGTCATGGTTGGGTTCGGCGCATATCGCCCTGAGCTTGCGGGCCGTGAGTGTGCTCGAACAGGGGGCAAGGGTAGCTCCTCGTAGAAGTTCTTTGGGGCAGGCACCGGGGGGGGCGCCGTTGTCTGGGGTAAAGGTGCAGTCCCAATAGGCGGTGTTGGCATTGTTGACGAGGTCTGTGGAGGTGGGGGTACCGGGATACTGCTGCTTCGAGGAGGGGCTGCTGTAGGCAAAGTAACAGGCTGTCCTACTACTTGTTTGGCGGCAGGCTTGCGGCGCGGAGCAAGATCTTCTGGGAGGTCATATGGAGATTTATAACCTTCCTTGGAGCGCTCTACGAAGCTCTCCGCCCTAACCATGGGAGCCGGC encodes:
- the sec16 gene encoding COPII coat assembly protein SEC16 (COG:U;~EggNog:ENOG410Q4KB;~InterPro:IPR024880,IPR024340,IPR024468,IPR024298;~PFAM:PF12932,PF12931,PF12935;~go_process: GO:0006914 - autophagy [Evidence IEA];~go_process: GO:0048208 - COPII vesicle coating [Evidence IEA]), whose amino-acid sequence is MENSEAYASWNPAFRSDDNDTSVATTEDTPVSLPPSLPTAQDSVSGADEFSNAEPTAPVQTTTEELPASNEHFDQPETREEFREEAAELFSAAGGESQEPNPFEPESTAGDDSSHPTQDGYVPEVQTHQIGEDTSDNAAQGSSDYPDAEWPNHQDEADHPASVNGEIASTNHDLWGSPKSVDHGEDGFFDQLKTQTKPIYFPPEESRFEEGLPLLDEVVESPIEPPMQQQPNQIDRVFEGDDDEDDGFFSSAQKVPSEKEPQGPFHIHRKSTSQVMDSLGAQQDMLASPLSPTAEEFDNILAAAASASPKKIDEPAASEEDLAAKWQAEISDDDLDVAPAEEDLAAKWQAELDDDDLLLDDEVGDATQDTAEMVNGDGSQGLGSPFGTPQSAARPRPIQNAYTPHQPSTADLVGGVPGPTPLGTSTPYPGNYFQSRPEPPAPMVRAESFVERSKEGYKSPYDLPEDLAPRRKPAAKQVVGQPVTLPTAAPPRSSSIPVPPPPQTSSTMPTPPIGTAPLPQTTAPPPVPAPKNFYEELPLPPVRAHSRPASSGRYAPNPTMTGPAIPPPPQTQPVAIPQPQASGDFTQPQLQEPDRLGPYAHTLAPSSHSAPVVPTLSSRYSPKPPALQPGVKPTASPRYSPAPPPAAGPPPPQRYVSQPSSIPGQGVALPFQPRTSSPLAHHEKVSYQPDEVPRKPSLPHPISPVDIQPPHIDTSAPISPHSSQLQPSAGPVAGGAAVGAPSSYQPSSPPRNPYAPPSYIEEFSRRVAHSNDGPPSAYAPAPPPETSSFGPPRRSQTQSPTQQQSGPRLSVPTVDPFKRPASVHTPSSPTKAGNVYAPVQSSTHTRAISQSLDFIPPNDGQELDAFQRWRGAPIFKFGFGGTVLSCFPRHIPRYSAGQSAPKIKSMPGEVKTTQLSTLIPFTESIVQHPGPLKTKSKKKDLVAWLSSRIAAFENEGIPKSLQGYHDSHKRHDEKNLLWKMVRVLVEHDGGVQNSPEFQKSLRGVLFPHLQTTESDPTYGAPLQSLAPQPLDATSSDSADSKSLTSIRDNLLLGEREKAVWSAADNRLWGHAMIIAQTLDQAIWKQVVQEFVRREVRTSSGKSESLAALYEIFAGNFEESVDELVPPSARAGLKMVSKVDGQGASNDALAGLESWKDTLGLVLSNRSPQDHQALLALGRLLLSYGRIEAAHICLIFSRAAAFGGPNDPNANITLLGADHVHSSPTALRDDDAILLTEAYEYAMSVLAGSPTSTLHHLLGFKLVHAWSLTDRGHKAEAQQYCDSIVATLKATTKPSGYHNIHLVNEVDVLSARLKQTTADGGSWISKPSMEKVSSSVWNRFSNFVAGDDSDAASTGSGKGGETEIGPFAKMSGTPTVSRSPSASDLYGQYPMSAPLPVASAGPSRYQPNNQYAPNASPDQGRARSSLDSQRSASFGIPFGQRRSSQEYTPTTENPMYSGSPFYGSPAAGYQSTPPQTSYMPLAPVDEDRPQQSYSPPTSAPQGFLAQDSPYQPHHNSFDQSFGIAAPPVPQLNEPEPNGYMPPASGSGYEPPSVGAGPELEVTEEPEDENPRTKSTVDDDDDDDIAARAESLKKAEKARKDKEAEEAFRKAAEADAKKPAPAKSSWFGWLKGGNKEEQNAAGKPIHAKLGEKSSFYFDEELKKWVNGKDPNSATPARATPPPPKASAPPSRSASGSSMPPPPVPAASGSRPGSSAGAPPPPLSSSPASSSLGLPQTPAFGPARSVSTGAVPPAGGASSRPGSSAGPPRPSTSLSHASSIDDLLGAPSARKGNTGRGRKKGRYVDVMAQ
- a CDS encoding checkpoint protein HUS1 family protein (COG:D,L;~EggNog:ENOG410PG4K;~InterPro:IPR016580,IPR007150;~PFAM:PF04005;~go_component: GO:0005730 - nucleolus [Evidence IEA];~go_component: GO:0030896 - checkpoint clamp complex [Evidence IEA];~go_process: GO:0000077 - DNA damage checkpoint [Evidence IEA]); protein product: MRFRTQVVNTATLTKLVGSLSSLGKLCWMRLEESVVRFTIIPDQGTQVWAELPVESIFEDTDYTLESNTGVINLEVPLSALHRALRSAASAKWVQLRLTKKGKVPLLALTIRSKSWAKGANPLGITNAATGGATNELNEVPSAFPAEEPASAGLMGPPAAPATGRRERETFITQEVPVKVLHESAVEGLHEPRCRDPDVHIILPDLFQLKSISERFTKLAADSSPKAAAAAAVQISSTQNSDLPGGNVAGVSPKLELSANMHGSLRLAIATDTLRISSVWSDLVNPALDPSQLSQSQLEQLPSERMRALPGDDEAGWAKVKIDGRDWARVLSVGRLNPKVVACFVHETALVLYVYPPSGFGEEDACLTYYINSYMN